Proteins from one Triticum urartu cultivar G1812 unplaced genomic scaffold, Tu2.1 TuUngrouped_contig_5189, whole genome shotgun sequence genomic window:
- the LOC125528894 gene encoding uncharacterized protein LOC125528894 encodes MGGDYIVILALLCFLFNPCYLTLDESIDENGNLQMNEKNTTLLRPKPFRFPWRANFTDEGSNIISHYATWHTEPGQFYGLRAEMSIWASPNQETSQESGAFLQIYCQDGGHYNLIQVGFHISPSLYNNRDIRFFTYWTKDLKSRGCYNSQCVGYVPASGAKLVPGQAIAPPSVYGIQDHYIGLSINKDPNSGDWVVYHHDLEKPSFLGHFPKELCLGTKRIQALTRFVNYLKTAHGPPMGSGHFPDYDEKKSAYFNHIKKYNSKGQAFDPFWTKVAKLVDRPDCYDANDLFLEFKKGYTFNYGGPSGCIG; translated from the exons ATGGGAGGTGATTATATCGTCATATTGGCCTTACTATGTTTTTTGTTCAATCCTTGCTACCTCACCTTGGATGAATCAATAGACGAGAATGGCAATCTACAAATGAATGAGAAG AACACCACTCTTTTAAGACCTAAACCGTTTCGGTTTCCTTGGAGAGCTAATTTCACGGATGAAGGCAGCAACATTATTTCTCAT TATGCAACGTGGCACACCGAGCCAGGACAATTTTATGGCCTTCGAGCTGAAATGAGTATATGGGCTTCACCAAATCAAGAAACCTCTCAAGAATCTGGAGCATTCTTACAAATTTATTGTCAAGATGGAGGACACTACAACTTAATTCAAGTTGGATTCCAC ATTTCCCCCTCTTTGTACAATAACAGAGATATTCGCTTCTTTACATATTGGACT AAGGACTTGAAATCCAGGGGGTGCTACAACTCACAATGCGTGGGATATGTACCTGCAAGTGGAGCGAAGCTGGTGCCTGGACAAGCCATTGCTCCTCCATCAGTTTATGGCATACAAGATCACTACATCGGGCTTAGCATCAACAAG GATCCAAATTCTGGAGATTGGGTGGTGTACCATCATGATTTAGAAAAACCATCATTCTTGGGACATTTTCCAAAGGAGCTTTGCCTTGGAACAAAACGTATACAAGCATTGACCAGATTTGTGAATTACTTGAAGACTGCACATGGTCCTCCAATGGGTAGTGGCCACTTCCCTGATTATGATGAGAAGAAATCTGCCTACTTCAACCACATTAAGAAGTACAACTCTAAGGGTCAAGCTTTTGACCCCTTTTGGACTAAGGTGGCCAAGTTAGTTGACAGGCCAGATTGTTATGATGCAAATGATTTATTTCTTGAATTTAAGAAGGGTTATACATTCAATTATGGTGGGCCAAGTGGTTGTATTGGTTGA